One Chroicocephalus ridibundus chromosome 21, bChrRid1.1, whole genome shotgun sequence DNA segment encodes these proteins:
- the NAXE gene encoding NAD(P)H-hydrate epimerase: protein MPGPRALLGLGLLVAAAAARGGGRCPGRGWGWERSWSRPHRAMHRAGPGPAGLRFLGQEEAQAIDQELFTEYKFSVDQLMELAGLSCATAIAKAYPPSSFTTSQPAVLVVCGPGNNGGDGLVCARHLKMFGYEPTVYYPKRPNKPLFEGLTTQCQKMDIPFLPEFPAEAALIDELYGLVVDAIFGFSFKGAVREPFGSILSTLERITVPIASIDIPSGWDVEKGKADGLQPDMLISLTAPKKAAMHFAGRYHFLGGRFVPAALQEKYALNLPPYPETDCVLQLT, encoded by the exons ATGCCGGGCCCgcgggcgctgctggggctggggctgctggtggcggcggcggcggcgcgggggggcgggcgctgcccgggccggggctggggctgggagcggaGCTGGAGCCGCCCCCACCGCGCCATGCaccgcgccgggcccggccccgcggggctccgCTTCCTCGG gcaggaggaggcccAGGCCATCGACCAGGAGCTCTTCACCGAGTACAAGTTCAGCGTGGACCAGCTGATGGAGCTGGCGGGGCTGAGCTGCGCCACCGCCATCGCCAAG GCCTACCCGCCCAGCTCCTTCACCACCAGCCAGCCCGCCGTGCTGGTCGTGTGCGGGCCGGGGAACAACGGCGGCGACGGCTTGGTCTGCGCCCGGCACCTGAAAATGTTT GGCTACGAACCGACCGTGTATTACCCCAAGCGCCCCAACAAGCCCCTCTTTGAAGGTTTGACCACCCAGTGCCAGAAGATGGACATCCCCTTCCTGCCCGAGTTCCCGGCCGAG GCTGCGCTCATCGATGAGCTCTACGGCCTGGTGGTGGACGCGATTTTCGGGTTCAGCTTCAAGGGAGCGGTGCGGGAGCCCTTCGGCAGCATCCTCAGCACCCTCGAGCGCATCACGGTGCCCATCGCCAGCATCGACATCCCCTCGG GCTGGGACGTGGAGAAAGGGAAGGCGGACGGTCTCCAGCCCGACATGCTTATCTCGCTGACGGCGCCCAAGAAGGCGGCGATGCATTTCGCTGGCCGCTACCACTTTCTGGGGGGCAGGTTTGTGCCCGCCGCGCTGCAGGAGAAATACGCTTTAAACCTGCCGCCGTACCCTGAGACAGACTGCGTCCTGCAGCTCACCTAG
- the TTC24 gene encoding tetratricopeptide repeat protein 24, whose product MAPEEDADLGAQPVVPAAPAGGKKSRKKRKEKPEAGDDAQERGNEAAAETEGLMRAGGRALALGDARGAVGCFRRALLPVGGTASPRLRRACAFSLGAAYVETGKPEKGLEFLLQSQPSEGHGGERWGDLYFNAGAADEGLRDFPKAPECFGRGWEAGAGGRAGTRVRMGCCYLGMREPARAARCFLEAARGYAAAASPEAAAVALSRASTSMLQSRRFGAAEIAGVLAQCRSLCESVPDPALRGKLYNAIGLGYSQLRIFSPAAESFQRALALCGGERDRRGEAAALQNLGAAHNALRSFGTALGWHRRAVALHSALGNRRAQGECFGNLAYACGRLGMHQAAAENYLHALQAFREAGDVQGQWQACEGLGAACFHLGDPQKAIGHYQEALTLLSHCRDTPRAARQRVVRKLTEAIQQQLCLHGHGGGWAPAPAPVSITPAADRGVGPSGGTPSPGTSCTGLHRHHVLAVQAQQPPRLTAPHRSPATHAAAWTSLGRMRMVPGRLQGLAVSPALTGAADGVQRVASPSGASRG is encoded by the exons ATGGCGCCGGAGGAGGATGCTGACCTGGGGGCGCAGCCCgtggtccccgcagcccccgccggtGGGAAGAAGAGccggaaaaaaaggaaggagaagccgGAGGCCGGAGACGATGCCCAGGAGCGGGGGAACGAAGCGGCGGCGGAGACAGAGGGGCTGATGCGAGCTGGGGGGCGGGCGCTGGCGCTGGGCGACGCgcggggggccgtggggtgcTTCAGGCGGGCGCTTCTCCCGGTggggggcacggccagcccccgGCTCCGCAGGGCTTGTGCCTTCAGCCTGGGGGCCGCCTACGTGGAGACCGGGAAGCCCGAAAAGGGCCTGGAGTTCCTCCTGCAGTCCCAGCCCTCGGAGGGCCACGGCGGGGAGCGCTGGGGGGACCTTTATTTCAACGCCGGAGCGGCTGACGAAGGGCTGCGGGATTTTCCGAAGGCTCCGGAATGTTTTGGACGCGGCTGggaggcgggggccggcggccgaGCGGGGACGCGGGTGCGGATGGGCTGCTGCTACCTGGGGATGCGGGAGCCGGCGCGAGCAGCGCGATGCTTCCTGGAGGCCGCGCGGGGCTACGCGGCGGCGGCCAGCCCCGAGGCCGCCGCCGTGGCCCTCAGCAGGGCCAGCACCTCCATGCTGCAGAGCCGACGCTTCGGGGCGGCGGAGATCGCGGGGGTTCTCGCTCAGTGCCGCTCGCTCTGCGAGAGCGTCCCCGACCCGGCCCTGCGAG GGAAGCTCTACAACGCCATCGGCCTGGGCTACTCCCAGCTCCGCATCTTCTCCCCGGCGGCTGAGAGCTTCCAGCGGGCCCTGGCGCTCTGCGGCGGCGAGCGGGACCGGCGCGGGGAGGCCGCGGCCCTGCAGAACCTGGGTGCTGCCCACAACGCCCTGCGCAGCTTCGGCACGGCCCTGGGCTGGCACCGGCGAGCGGTGGCACTGCACA GTGCTCTCGGGAACCGGCGGGCGCAGGGAGAGTGCTTCGGGAACCTGGCGTACGCCTGCGGCCGGCTCGGGATGCACCAGGCTGCCGCCGAGAACTACCTCCATGCCCTGCAAGCCTTCCGGGAGGCGG gGGACGTGCAGGGGCAGTGGCAGGCGTgcgaggggctgggagcagcctgcttCCACCTGGGAGACCCCCAGAAAGCCATCGGGCACTACCAGGAGGCCCTGACGTTGCTGTCCCACTGCCGG GACACCCCCCGAGCTGCCCGCCAGCGGGTCGTCCGCAAGCTGACGGAGGccatccagcagcagctctgcctccacgGCCACGGGGGTGGCTgggcgcccgccccggccccggtgAGCATCACCCCGGCGGCAGACCGAGGGGTTG GTCCTTCGGGGGGAACCCCCAGCCCGGGGACGAGCTGTACGGGCCTGCACCGGCACCACGTCCTGGCCGTTCAG GCACAGCAGCCGCCCCGGCTGACGGCCCCGCACCGCAGCCCCGCGACCCACGCGGCCGCCTGGACGTCTctggggaggatgaggatggtccCAGGGCGGCTCCAGGGTCTCGCAGTCAGCCCCGCGCTAACGG GAGCAGCGGATGGAGTGCAGCGAGTGGCATCGCCCTCGGGGGCTTCTCGTGGGTGA